A genome region from Manihot esculenta cultivar AM560-2 chromosome 5, M.esculenta_v8, whole genome shotgun sequence includes the following:
- the LOC110615566 gene encoding transcription factor PHYTOCHROME INTERACTING FACTOR-LIKE 15, translated as MADEFAELVWENGQILMRGRSTCPKICTSKKPRLRTENNIPDRGDLFKNKRSVQDDHHSDDLFPGSYKNDFNIFLGTTRNNTYDEHLTESQIVPECEDENFRLGNDASPVEIPQITKARRGPLYESSLQRCQASVSISRSIATGSQSLSSMGRLPNSNLQQLNSRTDKDLRLRNFSLFLRPAMLSKVDDQHQGATEPADGPSSLRVQGLKSNQDKTPADDTALVLESTSGSGNAKDFYKHQDLVTVKTDQIQQIAKTSEESPQDEQSEAPDHRNAIKSKRFQQRAPISNSSLQANTVEGNPDREKSKDQLAVATSLCSWGASNDLSYSTLRRNNKDKEAMVSSSETDEGDQQVPKPAFAHAGAKRKRREVHKQSERKRRDKITKKMRALQALLPNSTKVDKVSVLDNAIEYLKTLQLQLQIMSQGTSFCMPPMIVGTGMQPTHIQATNLAHFPTMGLQMDTRIPMGVGCTPAMFSNPAMLGGVLPMPFIPPVSAMPFSGAATPVGFARSAPSLRSNGSIVQNNNS; from the exons AT GGCTGATGAGTTTGCGGAATTGGTATGGGAAAATGGTCAGATTCTGATGCGTGGACGGTCTACTTGTCCAAAAATTTGTACTTCAAAGAAACCAAGATTGCGGACTGAGAACAATATTCCAGATCGTGGGGACCTCTTCAAGAATAAGCGTTCTGTGCAAGATGATCACCATTCTGATGACTTGTTTCCCGGTTCGTACAAAAACGATTTCAACATTTTTCTGGGGACAACCCGAAATAACACGTATGATGAGCATCTCACAGAGTCCCAGATAGTACCCGAATGCGAAGACGAAAATTTCAGGCTGGGAAATGATGCATCTCCAGTTGAAATTCCTCAAATTACAAAAGCTAGGAGAGGTCCGTTATACGAGTCTTCGTTGCAGCGATGCCAAGCTTCAGTTTCAATTAGCAGATCAATTGCGACTGGGAGCCAAAGCTTGTCTTCAATGGGTAGATTGCCCAACTCGAATTTGCAGCAGCTTAATTCGAGAACTGATAAAGACTTAAGGTTAAGAAACTTCTCCCTATTCTTAAGACCTGCAATGCTCTCTAAAGTCGATGACCAGCACCAAGGTGCAACAGAACCTGCAGATGGTCCAAGTTCATTAAGAGTTCAGGGTTTAAAAAGCAACCAGGATAAAACTCCTGCAGATGATACAGCACTCGTACTGGAGTCAACAAGTGGTTCAGGAAATGCTAAAGATTTCTATAAACATCAAGATCTAGTCACTGTTAAGACAGACCAGATACAGCAGATTGCTAAGACTTCGGAAGAGTCACCCCAGGATGAGCAATCTGAAGCTCCTGACCATAGAAATGCCATTAAAAGCAAGCGGTTCCAACAGCGTGCGCCTATTTCAAACTCAAGCTTACAAGCAAATACAGTCGAGGGAAATCCTGATAGAGAGAAATCTAAAGATCAATTGGCTGTAGCTACTTCACTATGCTCTTGGGGAGCTTCAAATGATCTAAGTTATTCTACTTTGAGGAGGAATAACAAAGACAAGGAAGCGATGGTGTCTTCAAGCGAA ACTGATGAGGGAGATCAACAAGTGCCGAAACCTGCATTTGCTCATGCAGGTGCCAAGAGAAAACGTCGAGAAGTCCATAAACAGTCTGAAAGG AAAAGAAGAGATAAGATCACCAAGAAGATGCGTGCATTACAAGCTCTCTTACCTAATTCCACCAAG GTGGATAAAGTTTCAGTGCTTGACAATGCAATTGAGTATCTGAAGACCCTTCAGCTTCAGCTACAG ATAATGTCACAAGGAACCAGCTTTTGCATGCCGCCAATGATTGTGGGAACTGGAATGCAACCCACACATATACAGGCAACAAATTTGGCTCATTTTCCGACCATGGGACTACAAATGGATACGAGAATTCCAATGGGTGTTGGTTGCACCCCAGCAATGTTCTCAAATCCAGCTATGCTTGGTGGGGTGCTACCTATGCCATTCATTCCTCCTGTATCTGCTATGCCTTTTTCTGGAGCGGCCACGCCCGTGGGATTTGCACGATCTGCTCCTTCATTAAGGTCCAATGGTTCAATAGTGCAGAATAATAACTCTTGA